One segment of Choristoneura fumiferana chromosome 26, NRCan_CFum_1, whole genome shotgun sequence DNA contains the following:
- the Dhx15 gene encoding DEAH-box helicase 15 encodes MSKRRIEVMDPFIKKKREEKAAAAAAKGGGSGETSDSSATLGTAMPPTATSTPGVNPLTGLPHSVRYHELLRRRLGLPVWEYKNDFMRLLNTHQCVVLVGETGSGKTTQIPQWSVEFAAVTAGKSKGVACTQPRRVAAMSVAQRVAEEMDVVLGQQVGYSIRFEDCSGPHTLLKYMTDGMLLREAMSDPMLEQYRVILLDEAHERTLATDILMGVLKEVIKQRPDLKLVIMSATLDAGKFQQYFDNAPLMNVPGRTHPVEIFYTPQPERDYLEAAIRTVVQIHICEEISGDILLFLTGQEEIEDACKRIKREIDNLGPDAGELKCIPLYSTLPPNLQQRIFEPAPPNRSNGAIGRKVVVSTNIAETSLTIDGVVFVIDPGFAKQKVYNPRIRVESLLVSPISKASAQQRAGRAGRTRPGKCFRLYTEKAYKNEMQENTYPEILRSNLGSVVLQLKKLGIDDLVHFDFMDPPAPETLMRALELLNYLAALDDDGNLTDLGAVMAEFPLDPQLAKMLIASCNHNCSNEILSITAMLSVPQCFVRPNEARKAADEAKMRFAHIDGDHLTLLNVYHAFKQNMEDPHWCYDNFINYRSLKSGDNVRQQLSRIMDRFNLKRTSTEFTSKDYYINIRKALVNGFFMQVAHLERTGHYLTVKDNQIVQLHPSTCLDHKPDWVIYNEFVLTTKNYIRTVTDIKPEWLLKIAPQYYELNNFPVCEARRQLELLQARLDSKPYQEGF; translated from the exons atgtcaaagcgACGAATTGAAGTAATGGATCCTTTTATAAAGAAGAAAAG AGAAGAAAAGGCAGCAGCTGCTGCCGCCAAGGGTGGAGGCAGCGGGGAGACCTCGGACAGCAGTGCCACACTTGGCACGGCCATGCCACCCACTGCCACCAGCACGCCCGGAGTTAATCCTCTCACAG GTCTCCCACACTCCGTGCGCTACCACGAACTCCTGCGCCGTCGACTCGGCCTCCCCGTCTGGGAATACAAGAACGACTTCATGCGTCTGCTCAACACCCACCAATGTGTGGTGCTAGTCGGTGAGACTGGCTCCGGAAAGACCACACAGATACCCCAGTGGAGCGTCGAGTTCGCAGCAGTCACTGCTGGCAAATCCAAAGGCGTGGCTTGCACGCAACCCAGGAGAGTAGCGGCCATGTCAGTAGCACAAAGAGTAGCTGAAGAGATGGATGTGGTACTTGGACAACAAGTAGGTTACAGCATTCGTTTCGAGGACTGCTCCGGGCCACACACTCTACTTAAATACATGACGGACGGTATGTTGCTGCGAGAAGCCATGTCCGATCCTATGCTAGAACAATACAGGGTTATACTCCTCGATGAGGCTCATGAAAGGACTCTAGCTACTGATATCCTGATGGGCGTGCTGAAGGAGGTTATTAAACAGAGGCCAGATCTGAAGCTAGTTATCATGTCAGCTACTTTAGATGCGGGTAAATTCCAGCAGTACTTTGACAATGCGCCTCTCATGAATGTCCCGGGTCGTACTCATCCTGTAGAGATATTCTATACGCCGCAACCGGAGAGGGACTATCTAGAAGCAGCTATCCGTACAGTAGTACAGATACATATATGCGAAGAGATTTCAGGGGATATATTGCTCTTCCTAACTGGTCAGGAAGAGATAGAGGATGCGTGTAAGAGGATTAAGAGGGAGATAGATAATCTTGGGCCTGATGCTGGTGAATTGAAGTGTATACCGTTGTATTCTACGCTGCCACCAAACTTGCAGCAGAGGATTTTCGAGCCGGCTCCCCCGAACAGGTCGAACGGAGCTATAGGGAGAAAGGTGGTTGTGTCCACGAATATTGCGGAGACTTCGCTTACTATTGACGGGGTGGTGTTCGTGATTGATCCAGGGTTTGCCAAGCAGAAAGTGTACAATCCTCGTATTAGAGTGGAGTCGCTGCTGGTGTCTCCTATCAGTAAG GCGTCAGCGCAGCAGCGGGCGGGGCGCGCCGGCCGGACGCGGCCGGGCAAATGCTTCCGTCTATACACAGAGAAGGCGTATAAGAATGAGATGCAAGAGAATACCTATCCGGAGATTCTGAG ATCGAACTTAGGGTCTGTAGTTTTGCAGTTGAAAAAGCTCGGCATCGACGACCTCGTGCATTTCGACTTCATGGACCCCCCGGCGCCGGAGACCCTCATGCGGGCGCTCGAACTGCTCAACTACCTGGCCGCTTTGG ATGACGACGGCAACCTGACTGACCTGGGCGCCGTGATGGCGGAGTTCCCGCTCGACCCTCAACTGGCCAAGATGCTGATCGCGAGCTGCAACCACAACTGCTCCAACGAGATACTCTCCATCACGGCTATGCTGTCAG TGCCACAATGCTTCGTGCGGCCGAACGAGGCGCGGAAGGCGGCGGATGAAGCGAAGATGCGTTTCGCGCACATCGACGGCGACCATCTAACGCTGCTCAACGTGTATCACGCCTTCAAACAGA ATATGGAAGACCCCCACTGGTGCTACGACAACTTCATAAACTACAGATCGCTCAAGTCCGGCGACAATGTGCGCCAGCAGCTCAGCAGGATTATGGATAG GTTTAATCTAAAACGCACAAGCACAGAGTTCACCAGTAAAGATTACTACATAAACATACGGAAGGCTCTCGTCAACGGTTTCTTCATGCAGGTTGCACATTTGGAGCGGACGGGGCATTACCTCACAGTCAAGGACAATCAGATAGTGCAGCTGCATCCGTCTACATGCCTGGACCATAAGCCGGACTGGGTGATATACAATGAGTTTGTGCTGACAACTAAGAATTATATAAGGACTGTTACTGATATAAAGC CGGAATGGCTACTAAAAATAGCACCCCAGTACTACGAGCTAAATAACTTCCCGGTGTGCGAGGCGCGGCGGCAGCTTGAGCTGCTGCAGGCCCGGCTGGACTCCAAACCCTACCAGGAGGGCTTCTAG